A genome region from Hevea brasiliensis isolate MT/VB/25A 57/8 chromosome 9, ASM3005281v1, whole genome shotgun sequence includes the following:
- the LOC110645598 gene encoding histone deacetylase complex subunit SAP18: protein MAGVSDVQKRPGGRPLGPPPRGPPPLQPVDREKTCPLLLRVFTKMGSHHSKEDFAVRGKEPKDEVQIYTWKDATLRELTDLVKEVAPAARRRDARLSFAFVYPDKNGRFVVREVGKTYSNRNGKLDDGKALAELGFQIGDYLDVAIL, encoded by the exons ATGGCGGGAGTGTCGGATGTGCAAAAGAGACCTGGAGGACGGCCTTTGGGCCCTCCTCCTAGAGGTCCTCCTCCTCTTCAGCCCGTTGATCGCGAAAAG ACTTGTCCTTTATTGCTTCGCGTTTTCACCAAG ATGGGGAGTCATCATTCCAAGGAAGACTTTGCAGTGAGAGGCAAGGAGCCCAAGGATGAGGTTCAAATCTATACATGGAAGGATGCTACACTTCGAGAGTTAACTGATCTG GTCAAAGAGGTGGCACCAGCAGCAAGGAGAAGGGATGCAAGACTCTCCTTTGCTTTTGTATATCCAGACAAAAATGGTCGCTTTGTGGTGCGAGAG GTTGGAAAGACCTACTCTAACAGAAATGGGAAATTAGATGATGGCAAAGCATTGGCTGAGCTTGGCTTCCAG ATTGGAGACTATTTGGATGTTGCAATTCTGTAG
- the LOC110661340 gene encoding agamous-like MADS-box protein MADS3: MGRGRVELKRIENKINRQVTFSKRRNGLLKKAYELSVLCDAEVALIIFSSRGKVYEFGSAGITKTLERYQRCCFTPQDNSIERETQSWYQEVTKLKAKYESLQRTQRHLLGEDLGPLSVKELQNLEKQLEGALALARQRKTQIMFEQMEDLRKKECHLGELNKQLKYKLEAEGQSLAIQDLWNSDAADGNSNFAIHPSQSNPLDCDPGPVLQIGYHHFVQAEGSSVPRSMAIETNFMQGWIL, from the exons ATGGGAAGAGGAAGAGTGGAGCTGAAGAGGATAGAGAACAAGATCAACCGTCAGGTCACTTTCTCCAAACGGAGGAATGGATTGTTGAAGAAAGCTTATGAGCTTTCTGTGCTTTGTGATGCTGAAGTTGCCCTTATCATCTTCTCTAGTCGTGGCAAGGTTTATGAATTTGGTAGCGCTGG TATAACCAAAACCCTTGAGCGGTATCAACGTTGTTGCTTCACTCCTCAAGATAACAGCATTGAACGTGAGACACAG AGCTGGTACCAAGAGGTGACAAAGTTGAAGGCAAAATATGAATCTCTTCAACGTACTCAAAG GCATTTGCTCGGGGAAGATCTTGGGCCATTGAGTGTGAAGGAACTGCAAAATCTTGAGAAACAACTTGAAGGAGCTCTTGCACTAGCTAGGCAAAGAAAG ACACAGATTATGTTTGAGCAAATGGAAGACCTCCGCAAAAAG GAGTGTCACCTTGGAGAATTAAACAAGCAACTGAAATATAAG CTGGAAGCAGAAGGACAAAGTCTAGCCATCCAAGACCTGTGGAACTCTGATGCAGCAGACGGAAATAGCAACTTCGCTATACATCCATCTCAATCCAACCCCTTGGACTGTGACCCCGGACCTGTCCTACAAATAGG GTACCATCACTTTGTTCAAGCTGAAGGATCTTCTGTTCCAAGAAGCATGGCTATTGAGACTAACTTCATGCAGGGATGGATCCTTTAA
- the LOC110637079 gene encoding MADS-box protein SOC1 — translation MVRGKTQMKRIENATSRQVTFSKRRNGLLKKAFELSVLCDAEVALIVFSPRGKLYEFANSSMQETIERYRRHVKDDQIDEKKSDENMELLKTEAANMVKKIELLEISKRKLLGESLDSCTVEELQQIEQQLERSVSSIRARKNQVFKEQIERLKEKESQLAAENARLSEKCGVQQWEGLKVVGETRYCEESSPVSDVETELFIGLPETRTKRHPPRN, via the exons ATGGTGAGAGGAAAGACTCAAATGAAGCGCATAGAGAACGCCACAAGCAGGCAAGTCACCTTCTCCAAGCGGCGAAATGGGTTGCTGAAGAAGGCCTTTGAGCTGTCGGTTCTTTGCGATGCGGAGGTTGCCCTTATCGTCTTCTCTCCTAGAGGGAAGCTCTATGAATTTGCAAACTCTAG CATGCAGGAAACAATTGAACGTTATCGTAGGCATGTGAAAGATGATCAAATTGACGAGAAGAAATCAGATGAAAACATGGAG CTACTGAAGACGGAAGCAGCGAACATGGTGAAGAAGATAGAGCTCCTTGAAATTTCAAAAAG GAAACTACTGGGAGAAAGTTTGGATTCCTGCACTGTTGAAGAATTACAGCAAATTGAACAACAGTTGGAGAGGAGCGTAAGCAGCATCAGAGCAAGAAAG AATCAGGTTTTCAAAGAACAAATTGAGCGACTAAAAGAAAAG GAGAGCCAATTGGCAGCTGAAAATGCAAGGTTATCTGAAAAG TGTGGTGTCCAACAATGGGAAGGCTTGAAAGTGGTGGGAGAAACTCGATACTGTGAAGAAAGTAGCCCAGTTTCAGATGTGGAGACTGAACTGTTCATTGGACTACCAGAAACAAGAACCAAGCGCCATCCTCCAAGAAACTGA